DNA sequence from the Candidatus Dependentiae bacterium genome:
TTTGCTTTTAAAAACTTTTTACGTGCAGGCACATTATAAAAAAGATCATGAATAGCAATCTCTGTACCTGTATTACAGGCAGTAACTGTTTCTTTATGTATTATCCCGTCACTAACTTCAAGCGTTATGCCTGCAGTGGCATCAGCTTCTTTGGTAGTTAACACTACTTTGCTTACCGACGAGATGCTTGAAAGAGCTTCACCACGAAAACCAAAAGTTGCAATATGTTCTAAATCGGTAACACTGGTGATTTTGCTTGTAGCATGATGTTTAATACACATACGTGCATCTTGTGCATCCATGCCGCAGCCATTATCAATAACTTGAATAAGTTTTTTGCCAGCTTCTTCTATATAAATAGTTATTTGTGTAGCGCCAGCATCAAGAGCATTTTCTATAAGTTCTTTAACAACGTTAGCTGGTCGCTCAACGACTTCGCCTGCAGCGATCT
Encoded proteins:
- a CDS encoding ATP-binding protein; protein product: MARIKQLSPQEAQKIAAGEVVERPANVVKELIENALDAGATQITIYIEEAGKKLIQVIDNGCGMDAQDARMCIKHHATSKITSVTDLEHIATFGFRGEALSSISSVSKVVLTTKEADATAGITLEVSDGIIHKETVTACNTGTEIAIHDLFYNVPARKKFLKA